Within the Pseudonocardia alni genome, the region CCGGGGAGGTCCCCCGCGGTGACGGCCTCGCCCGGCGGCACGGTGCCGAGATCGCCGCGCTCCTCCTCCGCGGTGCGGGCGGCTTCGCGACGGCGCAACCGATCCCGCTGTGGGACGACGGTGTAGGCCGGGTCCCACGCGGTCGCCATGCCGGCGTCGAACACGCCCCACCGGGTCGCGGCGGACCCGGCGTTGAGCAGGAGCCCGGCCGCGGCGTCGAACCCGCGGCGGCGCCGTCGTGAGCCCGGGCGCAGCCGGTCGAGCAGCGGTCCGGCCAGCGCTGCCACCAGACCGCCGAGGGTCGCGGCGCGGGCGGCGCGCAGCACCCGCCCGGCGCGGCCGCTGCGGTAGGCGTGCGCGCTCATCCCGATCGCGGTCTCGGTGCGGTGGGTGGCGGCCAGCTCCAGCGCCGCTCCGGCGACGGCGATGCGCCGCGGCGGCCCGTCCCCGTGCCCGGTCAGCAGCGCCGACCCGCCGCCTGCGGCGAGCGCCGACCCGGCGAACACGAACGGCAGCTCCCGGTAGGCCTCGTGCCAGCCGGGGACGGCGGTGTCGGCGAGCAGCACGGCGGTGTAGGTGGTCATCGCCGGGCCGAGGAGCCCGCCGACCAGTCCGGCGGCGCGCCCGGCGCCGGGCAGCAGCCCGGTGACCTCCGAGGCCGCCGCGGCCCCGGTGACGGTGCCGAACGGGGCGAGGATCCAGGATCCCACCGACAACGGCGAGGTCGGCTTGAACACCCGCATCATGTGCAGGAACCGCTCGGGGCGGCCGAGGTCGTGGATGAGGAACGCGACCGAGGCGACCGCCCCGCCCGCGGCGACGAGCCGACCGGAGCGACGCAGTCCGGGCCGGCCGGTGAGGTCGGCCAGCGCCGCCGTCGACGCCGAGACCCCGGCCGCACCGCCCAGATAGAGGTAGGCGGGGACGTCGGGCACCTTCCACACCGGCGGCTTGATGATCGGCCGGTCGTGGTAGCTGCGGAAGTCGGCCTCGGGCACCATCAGCCGCTCGCCGCGGCCGCCCCGGCGGCGTCGCCGTCGCTCGGCGCGGCTGGGCCCGGGGCGGGTGTCGTCGTGCCCGGCGGGGGCCTCGTCGGCCACGTCCGGTCCGGGCGCGGCCTGCCCGGCGGCGGGACCGGTGCCGTCGGCGGTCACCGGCGGGCTCCGACGAACGCGGCGGCGACCGTAACCGCGACGGTCGCCGCGGCGACCGCCGCGTGCCGCCACATCGACGGCAGGTCCCGGGTCGTGACCACCGGGTCCGGTGGTAGCCCGTAGGCCTCCGGTTCGTCGAGCAGCAGGAAGAACGCGCCATCGCCGCCGACGCCGTCGTCGGGGTCGCGGCCGTAGAGCCGGGCGCCGTCCACACCCTGGGCCTGCAGCGTCGCCAGCCGCTCGTCGGCGCGGGCACGCAGTTCCTCCAGCGGGCCGAACTGGATGGACTCGGTCGGGCACGCCGTCGCGCAGGCCGGGGCGAGGCCGGCGCCGAGCCGGTCCTGGCACATCGTGCACTTGAACGCGCGGCCGTCGCCCTCGCGCTGGTCGATGACGCCGTACGGGCAGGCGGGGATGCAGTAGCCGCAGCCGTTGCAGATGTCCTCCTGCACGAGCACGGTGCCGTGCTCGGTGCGGATCAGCGAGCCGGTCGGGCAGACGTCGAGACACGCGGCGTGGGTGCAGTGCTTGCACACGTCCGAGGACATGAGCCACCGCACCTCGGTGGCGTCGGCGCGGTGCTCACCGGCGTCGACGGAGCCGGGCAGGTCCATCGCCGGCATGCCCAGGTCGGTCTGGGCGGAACGGGTCGCGGGAACGCGTTGCTCGACGAACGCGACGTGCCGGTAGCTCGACGCCCCGAGTCCGCCGGTGTTGTCGTAGCCCATCCCGGCCGACTCGAGGACGTCGCCCCCGGCGCCCTGCGGGGTGACTCCGTCCGCGGGCAGCGCGTTCCACTCCTTGCAGGCGACCTCGCACGCCTTGCACCCGATGCAGACGCTGGTGTCGGTGAAGAAGCCGACCCGGTCGGGGTGGTCCTCGGCGTAGCCGGCGTCGGCGGAGGGGTCCGCCAACGGGCCGTACCACGAGTTGCTCACTGGTCCTCCAACCCGGCGGCGCGCCGCCGGTCGGCGAGGTAGGCGACCAGGTCGGGCCCGCGCGGCCGCCGTCCGGGGCGGATGTCGCAGGTCGCGGCCTTGGTCTCCATGATGTGTACGTTCGGGTCGAGCGCGACCGAGAGGATCTCGTTGGCCGCGTCCCCGGTGGAGAGTCCGTTCGGGCCCCAGTGCCAGGGCACGCCGATCTGGTGGATCACCGTCGTGCCACCGGAGCCGTCGCCGACCCGCAGCGGTTTGGCCCGCTCGGTGATCATCACCCGGCCCTCGACGGCCGACCGCGCGGTGACCACATGCGCCCAGTCGTTGTCCACCAGGCCACGCTCGGCGGCCAGCTCCGGGGACACCTCCAGGAACATCTGCGGGAACAGCTCGTTGAGGTGCGGCGTCCACCGGCTCATGCCGCCCGCGGTGTGGTGTTCGGTGACGCGGAACGTCGTGAACACGTACGGGAAGTGGTCCCCGGGCGGGTTGTAGGTGTTGTCCGGGCGCGGGAACTGCTGACGCGCCGGGTTGGCCCGGTGCCGGGGGTAGAGCACGTTGGGCACGGGGGACTCCTGCGGCTCGTAGTGCGCCGGCATCGGCCCGTCGAGCAGCCCGGCCGGGGCGTAGAGCCATGCCCGCCCGTCGCCCTGCATCACGAACGGCTCGTTGCCGGCGATCGACTCGGCACCGCGTGATTGCTCGGCGGGGACGTGGTCCGGCGGTGTGCTGACCGGGAAGTCCGGCACGTCCGGCCCGGTCCAGCGCTCCCCGTCCCACCACAGGAGCTTCTTGCGCTCGCTCCAGGGCTTCCCGTCCGGGTCCGCCGAGGCCCGGTTGTAGAGCACCCGGCGGTTCATCGGCCACGCCCAGCCCCACTCGGCGGCCACGAGGTCCTGCTCGCGTCCCGGCCTGCGGCGCGCGGCGCGGTTGACCTCCTCGGCGTAGACACCGGTGTAGATCCAGCAGCCGCCCGACGTCGACCCGTCGGCCTTCATGTCCAGGTAGGACGACAGTGCGCGGCCGTCGGCGTCGGTGCCGTTGATCTCCCGCAGCACCGCGTCGGCACTCGGCTCGGCGATGCCGGTCGGCCCGACCTCGACCGGGTAGTCCCAGGTCAGGTCCTGCAGCGGGCGGTCGCGCGGGTCCCTGGACCCGGCCAGACGCTCCTTGAGGCGCAACCCGAGCTGGTGGTAGAACCACAGCTCGCTGCGACAGTCCCCCGGCGGTTCGACGGCCTTGTGGTGCCACTGCAGCAGTCGCTGGGTGTTGGTGAAGGTGCCGTCCTTCTCGGTGTGGTTGGCCGCGGGGAGGAAGAACACCTCGGTACCGATGTCCTCGGTGCGCATCTCGCCGGTCTCGATCTCCGGGCCGTCCTTCCAGAACGTGGCGGTCTCGATCATGTTGAGGTCGCGCACCACCAGCCATTCCAGCTTCGCCAGCCCGAGGCGCTGCTGCTTGGCGTTCGCGGTGCCCACGGCGGGGTTCTCCCCCATCACGAAGTAGCCCGGCACCTCGCCGCGGGCCTGCGCCATCACCGTCCGGAACGACGAGTGATCGCCGGTGAGGCGTGGGAGGTGGTCGAAGCAGAAGCCGTTGTCGGCCGTGGCGGCGTCGCCGAACCAGGCCTTGAGCAGGCTCACCAGGTACGTGTCCATGTGGCCCCAGTAGCCCTTGTCGCCCGAGTTCGACTCGATGAAGGTCGTGAGGTCCTGCTCGCGGTGGGCGTGCGGCATCGGGATGTAACCCGGCAGCATGTCGTACAGCGTCGGGATGTCGGTGGAGCCCTGGATGGAGGCGTGGCCGCGCAACGCGAGGATCCCGCCGCCCGGCCGCCCGATGTTGCCGAGCAGCGACTGCAGGATGGAGGCGGCCCGGATGTACTGCACGCCCACCGTGTGGTGGGTCCAGCCGACGGCGTAGGCGAACGCCGAGGTCCGCTCCCGCCCGGAGTTGCGGGTGAGCGCGTCGGCGACCGCCCGGAAGTTCTCCGGGGAGATCCCGCAGACCTGCTCGACCATCTCCGGGGTGTAGCGGGCGTAGTGGCGGCGCAGCACCTGGAACACGCAGCGCGGGTGCTGCAGCGTGTCGTCACGGGTCGGGGTCGCGGAGAACGGGGCGCCGCCGGACCCGGAGATCTCGGCGTGCTCGTGCTCCTGCACCATCGCCCGCTCGTCGCGCAGCCCGGCACTGGCCTCGACATCGGCGTCCTCGTACTGCCAGGAGTGCACGTCGTAGGTGCCGGTCGCCGGGTCGAACCCGGAGAACACTCCGTCGAGGTCCTCGGTGTCGCGGAACTCCTCGGACACGAGCATCGGTGCGTTGGTGTAGGCCTTCACGTACTCCTCGAAGTACGCCCCGGTCTCCAGGACGTGCCGGATCAGCCCGCCGAGGAACGCGATGTCGGTGCCGGCGCGCAACGGCACGTGCACATCCGCCACGGCCGAGGTGCGGGTGAACCGCGGATCGACGTGGATCACGGTCGCGCCGCGTCGCTTCGCCTCCATGACCCACTGGAAGCCCACCGGGTGGGCCTCGGCCATGTTCGAGCCCTGGATGACGATGCAGTCGGAGTTGACCAGGTCCTGCTGGTAGTTGGTGGCCCCACCACGGCCGAACGAGGTTCCCAGACCGGGAACCGTGGAGGAGTGTCAAATACGGGCCTGGTTCTCCACCTGGACCGCGCCGAGGGCGGTGTAGAGCTTCTTCATGAGGTAGTTCTCCTCGTTGTCGAGGGTCGCTCCTCCGAGACTCGCGATGCCCATGGTGCGGTGCAGGTGCCGGCCCTCCTCGTCGACGTCCTGCCACGTCCGCTCACGGGTCTCCACGACCCGATCGACGATCATGTCCAGCGCTGTGTCGAGGTCGAGGTCCTCCCACTCGGTGCCGTGCGGGCGCCGATAGCGCACCGTGGTGACCCGCTGCGGGGAGGTGACGAGCGACAGCGTCGAGGAGCCCTTGGGACAGAGCCGTCCACGGCTGATCGGTGAGTCCGGGTCACCCTCGACGTGAGTGACCCGCCCGCCGCGGGTGAAGACGTTCTGCCCGCACCCGACCGCGCAGAACGGGCAGATCGACTTGGTGACGCCGTCGGCCTCGACGGTCCGGGCGACCGTGCGGTCGGTGCCCGCCGATCGGGACGCCACGCCCCGGCCGAGCGGGTCGGTGCCGGTCAGCTGCCGGGCGACCGGCCAGGACTCGATCCACTCACGCATTCCCACACCCGCCCGTGTGCCCGGTCACCACCGCCCCAAACCCCCGCCGGTCCGACGGGTGGGTCCCCGGGTGTCCCGGGCGGACGTCCGCTCCGGCCGCCGGGTGATCGACGTCGAGGGAGGCGCTGGTCGACACCAGCTGGGCGTCGGTCGTCCCGTGCCGCCCGGTGCCCGCGGACACGACCCCATGCCGGGTTTCGCGCGGTCGGCCCCGGGGAGGCGCCACCCCATGACAGGACCGGCTCATGACGACGGCCCGGACGGGGAGACGGCGGGTCGCGAGTGGCTGGTGGTGGGGCTGCTCGCCGACCCCGACCTCGCCGAGGACGTCGCTCGCGACATCGCGCCGCGGCTGCAGGACGAGCTGCCCGGCGAGGTGGCGGGGCGGGCGGTCGGCTGGACCGTCGTCACCGGCCGGGACGCGTTCGAGTCACTCGGCAGCCCGGACACCGACCTGATCGACAAGGCCCGCGAGCGGGTCGCCGACACCGGCTGGGACCTCGCCGTCTGCCTCACCGACGTCCCGCTGCGTTCCGGCGGGCGGACGGTCGTGGCCGATGTCGCCGACGACTGCGTCGCCGTCGTGTCGCTGCCCGCACTCGGCTCACTGCGGCTGCGCGACCGCGCCCGGCGCGCCGTCGGCGACGCGGTGACGACGATGGCCGCCCAACATCTCGACCCCGGGTCCGGCTCCACCGGCACCGTGCCCGCCCGCCGGGGCGGCGCGCTGCGCCTGCTGGCCGGGATGGTGCACGTGAACCGGCCGTGGGCGCTGACGGTGGGCCTGACCCGCTCGCTGGCCGGCGGGCTGGCGGGCGCCGCGTTCGGTGTGCTCTACCCGAGTATCTGGACGCTCGCGGCCTCGATGCCCGGCTGGCGGCTCGCGGTGGCCCTGGCCGGCGCAGTAATGGTGCACGGGGGCTGGCTGGTCGTCGGGCACGGCCTGTGGGAGCGCCGCGGCGACCCGCGCCGGCGCGACCGGCCCAGCACCGGGCTGAGGAACTCGGCGACCGTGGTCACCGTGGTGCTCGGCGTCGCCGCCTACACCGCCGTCCTGTTCGCGCTCGCGCTGGCCGCGCTCCTGGTGATCGTGACGCCCGACTACCTCGGACAGGAGATCGGGCACCGGGCCGGGTTCGGCGACTACCTGGCCACCGCGCTGATGGCGACCGTCGTCGGCACCGTGGCCGGCGCGATCGGGTCCGGGCTCGAGGACGGCGCCGCAGTGCGACGGGCCGCGTACCGGACGCGCACCGCCGAACGGATCCGGGACGGATGACGGTCATCGGAATCATCCTGTCGCACCGGGGTAGGAGGGCCCCGCCGCCGGAACCGGCGGCGACCCGAGCGGCCAGGAGGTCGACACGTGTTCCGACACATCGAGCTGCTGCAGTGCGAGGCGAACCCGGACGGTCCGGACCCCACCCGTCGTCGTGGCGGCGCGCCCCACCGCGTTCCGGCGCCACGCATGCGTCCGGGCGTGCCGGGTAGGCGGAGGGCCCCGACCGGAGGTCCGTGTGCTCACCGCTCTCGTCGCCGCAGGTCTGGAGAAGGCCGGCGAGCTGACGATGCCCGCCGCCGAACCGGCTGCGTGGCCCGACCTGCACGTCCACCGCGATCCGGTCCTGCTGCTCGGCGGTCTCGGCACCACAGCCCCGTTCCTGCGCCCGCTCGCGGGCTGGCTGCGCGCCCGCGGCCATCCCGTGGTCGCGGCCGCCGTCGGTGCCGGGTTGGGGTGCGGGCGCGCCACCACCGACCAACTGGAGCTACAGCTCGCCGAACTCGCCGACGCGACCGGGCGACCGGTGCGCCTGGTCGGACACAGCCGCGGCGGGCAGTTCGCCCGCGCCCTCGCCCACCGCCGTCCGGAACTCGTGTCCGGCCTGATCACCGTCGGAACGCCGTTCCGCCTCGTCGGGCTGCGCGCGCCGATGCTCGTCACCGTCGCCGCGCTGACCGGCGTCGGGACCGCCGGCCTCACGGGGGTCGCCCGAACCGCATGCCTCGTGGGACGGTGCTGCCGCGGGTTCCGCGACGCCCAGCGCGCACCGGTACCCGCGACGGTGCCGTTCACCTGCATCTACAGCCGTGGTGACCGGGTCGCCCCGCCACGCGTGTGCACCGATCCGCAGGCGGTGAACATGGAGGTTCCCGGTGGGCACACCGGGCTCCTGATCGGGGCCCACGCCCGGGAGGCGATCGCCGAGGCCCTCGACCGCGACACCGCACACGACGACTCCGGGACCACCCGGCACACGGAGAGGTGCCCGCTATGACCGTGCCCCCCGATACCGAGGCTGTCCTCGCCGAGCTGCGCGATGCAGCGGCCGGGTTGGTGTCCGCCCGCCACATCACCGACCTCGACGACGCGCTGCGCGGCATCGTCACCGCCGCGGTCGCGACCGTGCCCGGCGCCGAGGGCGGCGGCATCTCCCGCACCCACGGGCGGCGGGTCACGTCGCACCATCCCAGCACTCCCCGGATCGCTCGGCTCGACACCACGCAGAGCCGGCTCGGTGAGGGACCCTGCGTGGACGCCGCCGACCGTCCCCCTGCCTCCGGCGTGGTGCACGCCGACGACCTCGCGGGCCCCGACGCGGCGCGCTGGCCGCGGTTCGCACCGCGAGCCACGCGGCTGGGCTACCGCTCGATCGTGTCGACCGGACTGGCTCACCGGACCGGCCCACACACAGCGCTCAACCTCTACGCGCGGAACCCGCATGCTTTCGGCGACACCGCCCACGCCGTCGCCGGGCTCTTCGCGGTGCAGGCCGCGATGCTCCTGCACGGCGCCGAGCACACCGCCCACCTGCAGCGGGCGCTGGAGAGCCGCGACATCATCGGCCGGGCGAAGGGCGTGCTCATCGAGCGCTTCGGGCTCGACGACGACGCCGCGTTCCGCCGCCTGGTCACCAGCTCGCAGGAGACCAACATGAAGCTCGCCGACGTGGCGCGGTGGGTCGTCGAGGACGCCGTGGCCCGGCGTCAGGAGCGGGGCAGTTCGTCGGCGTAGGGCACCGGATGGTCCGCACCCTGGTCGAGGAACGTCTCGTTCAGGACCTGGGCGATCACGTCGTGCTCCAGCGCGGACATCGGGTGCTCCCCGCGCAGCAGCGCGGACAGACCGTCCGGCCCTCGGGTGCCGCCGAGGGCCAGGTAGTTCGACCACAGGGTGCCGTCGTCGAGGCCGGACAGTTCCAGGCCGAGCAGCAGCGCGCGTAGCGACTCGTCGTGCCGCGCGGGGTCCAGTATGCGTCGCGGGTTCACCCGTCACGGCTACCCGCTCGCGAGCGGTCCTGCACGGATGGGGCGGCGGGGCGATTCCGGACGATTCGCCCGGCCGGGGCCGGGTACCTCCGCACGGAGACGGAGAAAGGGGTGCCATGACGTCGATCGGACAGGCGGTGGACGGCTTCCGCGGGCTGCCCGACGTCGCGGGGCGCTCCGCGTCGACCCGGCGTGAGCTTCGGGAGGCGTTGCGGACCGTCGACCTGCTCGACGACACCCACACCTGGAGCGTGCACGACGACGTCGACGGTGACGGGGTCCTCGTCGACGCCGACGGCCGGGAGGTCCGGACGTGGTGTGAGGAGTACCCCTACACCGAGCGGATGCCGCGCGAGGAGTACGAGCGCACCAAACGCGCCCTGCAGATCGAGCTGCTGAAGCTCCAGTCATGGGTGAAGGACTCCGGCGCCCGGGTCGTCGTGCTGTTCGAGGGCCGCGACGCCGCCGGCGAGGGCGGCACCATCCAGCGCTTCACCGAGCACCTCGACCCGCGCGGCGCCCGGGTCGTCGCCCTCGACAAGCCGACGCCCACCGAGCAGGGGCAGTGGTACTTCCAACGGTACCTGGAGCAGTTGCCCACAGCCGGGGAGATCGTGCTGTTCGACCGGTCCTGGTACAACCGGGCCGTCGTCGAGCGGGTCATGGGTTTCTGCACCGACGACGAGTACGAGCGCTTCGTCCGCGAGGTCCCCGGCCTGGAGCGCTCGCTGGTCGACGACGGCATCCATCTGCTGAAGCTGTGGTTCTCCGTGTCGCGCGCCGAGCAGCGCACCCGGTTCGTGATCCGGGTGTTGGACCCGTTGCGCCAGTGGAAGCTCAGCCCGGTCGACCTCGCCGGAATGGCGCGGTGGGAGGACTACACCGCGGCCAAGGAGGCGATGTTCGAGCGCACCCACACCGAGCACGCGCCGTGGACGATCGTCGACTCCGACGACAAGCGCCGCGGGCGGGTCGAGGCGATGCGCTGCCTGCTCTCCGGGCTCGACTACCCGGCGAAGGACGTCGCCGTCGTCGCCACACCGGACCCGCTGGTCGTCGGACACCCGGCGACCGGGAACCGCCCCTGACCCCGGTGCGCGGCGGTCACCCCGCGGCGCGGCGCGGCGCGCGCTCTCAGGACGGCCCGAGCACGTCGTCGCGACGCAGCACGGCGTCCGCCAGTCGGCGACAGCCTCGCCACGGCGGTCCGCCGCCTCGCGCAGCAGCACGTGCGCCCGCTCCGGGGGAGGTCGTGCTGCTGGGCCGACCACCCCACGGCCTGCTCGATGCGGGCGCGGCGGTCCACCGCCCGCTGCAGCTGCTCGGCCGGCATGCCGCCCTCGTCGGGCACGCACTGCTGCATGTCCTGCTCCTTCGACGCCCCACGCTGCGGCCGGCAGGTGCGCCGCCGGCCCACGGTGGCACACCGGGGCGATCGCCCGCGGTCGTCGGTCGGTCCCTGCGTCCGGCGGTTCCAGCCGGGCAGGGAGCCTGCGGTCGGCGAGGGCCCGGGCGAGGGCGTCGACGGTGGTGCCGTCGGCGAAGGCCCGGGCGCGCATCAGCAGCAGGGCCTCCTCCGGTGGGAGGTCCAGGGCGTAGGCGGACACGCCGTGCTCGCGGGCGGCAGCGACGAACGCGGGCCACCGCGGGTCGAGGCCCAGGTCGGGAACCAGGACCGGACGGCCGCTACGCAGCGCGACGACGCAGGGACCCTCCCCCGTGGTCAGCTGCACGTCCTCGGGCCGGCGCCGTTCGAGGGCGCGGCGGCGAGCACCTCGGCGCGCAGGGATCGGTAGCGCCAAGGGTTCACCGGCCGGCTCCTGAGGCGGACACCGCCACGCGCCGTCGTTGCCCATACCGCCGGCTCAGCACGCCTGATTCCCGTCGTCGTTCCACGCTCGTTCCCGGGGCGGCTGCGTTACTGAACCGGTGACGACGAGAGTCCCGTCCGCGCGACGGGCGGGGCGCGTGTCCGGCCGCGGTGCGGCCGGGCCTACGGCGGCGGGTACCGGGTAGGCGCTTGTCATGACCGATCCGCTGCGGCACGACCAGGACCACGACCAGGACTCCGAGGCCACCATGACCGCTCCGCCCGGGCTGCGTCCCGACGGCGGTGCCTCCTCGGACGCCTGCGACGCAGACGTCGGCACGTCCGGCGAGGACGCAGCGGCCACTCGCGGCGTCGCCCCGCTCGACCTCGCCGACGACGACCTGTGCCGCGAGATGACCCACCTGCACACAACCCGCCACGACACCGTCCTCGGTGGGACCGAGGACGCGTTGCAGGTCCACACCACCCGGATGCTCGCGCTGGAAGCGGAATTCCTGCGCCGCCTCCCGGATGAGGCCGCCCCGGATCCGCGCCGCACGCGCGCCGGGAGCCGCTGAGCACCGGACGCGGGCCGCGGGGGCCACCCCTCGCGGCCCGCGCCACTCCAGCCAGACCTTGGTGTCGTCGGGCGGGTCGAAGTTCAGCTCGGGATGGTCGTGGTCGTCCACCATCGGGACATGGAGTGGCCGTGCGGGTCACGCCGGGCGGGCCGGCTGCGGCTCGGGTCTCGGCCGACCGCTCCCGGCGGAGGCGAGGAACGGGCGCAGCGCCGCGGCCATCTCGGCGCCGTGCGTCAGCGGCGCCATGTGCGCCGCCGACGCGACGTCGGCGACCTCGGCCGCCGCGGCGGAGGCGGCGAGCCGGGCGAGCCAGTCGGCCGAGCAGATCCCGTCGCGAACGCCGCGCAGCAGCAGTACCGGCCCACCGAACCCGCCGACCGCATCGGACAACGGGTGGCGCCGCGTGGCCTCCAGCGCGCGAACGAAGCTGACCATGCCGCTGTAGGTGTAGTCGCGCACCAGCTGCGGCACCT harbors:
- the ppk2 gene encoding polyphosphate kinase 2; protein product: MTSIGQAVDGFRGLPDVAGRSASTRRELREALRTVDLLDDTHTWSVHDDVDGDGVLVDADGREVRTWCEEYPYTERMPREEYERTKRALQIELLKLQSWVKDSGARVVVLFEGRDAAGEGGTIQRFTEHLDPRGARVVALDKPTPTEQGQWYFQRYLEQLPTAGEIVLFDRSWYNRAVVERVMGFCTDDEYERFVREVPGLERSLVDDGIHLLKLWFSVSRAEQRTRFVIRVLDPLRQWKLSPVDLAGMARWEDYTAAKEAMFERTHTEHAPWTIVDSDDKRRGRVEAMRCLLSGLDYPAKDVAVVATPDPLVVGHPATGNRP
- a CDS encoding DUF6158 family protein, translated to MTDPLRHDQDHDQDSEATMTAPPGLRPDGGASSDACDADVGTSGEDAAATRGVAPLDLADDDLCREMTHLHTTRHDTVLGGTEDALQVHTTRMLALEAEFLRRLPDEAAPDPRRTRAGSR
- a CDS encoding esterase/lipase family protein, which codes for MLTALVAAGLEKAGELTMPAAEPAAWPDLHVHRDPVLLLGGLGTTAPFLRPLAGWLRARGHPVVAAAVGAGLGCGRATTDQLELQLAELADATGRPVRLVGHSRGGQFARALAHRRPELVSGLITVGTPFRLVGLRAPMLVTVAALTGVGTAGLTGVARTACLVGRCCRGFRDAQRAPVPATVPFTCIYSRGDRVAPPRVCTDPQAVNMEVPGGHTGLLIGAHAREAIAEALDRDTAHDDSGTTRHTERCPL
- the nrfD gene encoding NrfD/PsrC family molybdoenzyme membrane anchor subunit codes for the protein MTADGTGPAAGQAAPGPDVADEAPAGHDDTRPGPSRAERRRRRRGGRGERLMVPEADFRSYHDRPIIKPPVWKVPDVPAYLYLGGAAGVSASTAALADLTGRPGLRRSGRLVAAGGAVASVAFLIHDLGRPERFLHMMRVFKPTSPLSVGSWILAPFGTVTGAAAASEVTGLLPGAGRAAGLVGGLLGPAMTTYTAVLLADTAVPGWHEAYRELPFVFAGSALAAGGGSALLTGHGDGPPRRIAVAGAALELAATHRTETAIGMSAHAYRSGRAGRVLRAARAATLGGLVAALAGPLLDRLRPGSRRRRRGFDAAAGLLLNAGSAATRWGVFDAGMATAWDPAYTVVPQRDRLRRREAARTAEEERGDLGTVPPGEAVTAGDLPGPDPAGAGSDGGPAW
- a CDS encoding GAF and ANTAR domain-containing protein produces the protein MTVPPDTEAVLAELRDAAAGLVSARHITDLDDALRGIVTAAVATVPGAEGGGISRTHGRRVTSHHPSTPRIARLDTTQSRLGEGPCVDAADRPPASGVVHADDLAGPDAARWPRFAPRATRLGYRSIVSTGLAHRTGPHTALNLYARNPHAFGDTAHAVAGLFAVQAAMLLHGAEHTAHLQRALESRDIIGRAKGVLIERFGLDDDAAFRRLVTSSQETNMKLADVARWVVEDAVARRQERGSSSA
- a CDS encoding 4Fe-4S dicluster domain-containing protein, encoding MSNSWYGPLADPSADAGYAEDHPDRVGFFTDTSVCIGCKACEVACKEWNALPADGVTPQGAGGDVLESAGMGYDNTGGLGASSYRHVAFVEQRVPATRSAQTDLGMPAMDLPGSVDAGEHRADATEVRWLMSSDVCKHCTHAACLDVCPTGSLIRTEHGTVLVQEDICNGCGYCIPACPYGVIDQREGDGRAFKCTMCQDRLGAGLAPACATACPTESIQFGPLEELRARADERLATLQAQGVDGARLYGRDPDDGVGGDGAFFLLLDEPEAYGLPPDPVVTTRDLPSMWRHAAVAAATVAVTVAAAFVGARR
- the fdh gene encoding formate dehydrogenase, whose protein sequence is MGMREWIESWPVARQLTGTDPLGRGVASRSAGTDRTVARTVEADGVTKSICPFCAVGCGQNVFTRGGRVTHVEGDPDSPISRGRLCPKGSSTLSLVTSPQRVTTVRYRRPHGTEWEDLDLDTALDMIVDRVVETRERTWQDVDEEGRHLHRTMGIASLGGATLDNEENYLMKKLYTALGAVQVENQARIUHSSTVPGLGTSFGRGGATNYQQDLVNSDCIVIQGSNMAEAHPVGFQWVMEAKRRGATVIHVDPRFTRTSAVADVHVPLRAGTDIAFLGGLIRHVLETGAYFEEYVKAYTNAPMLVSEEFRDTEDLDGVFSGFDPATGTYDVHSWQYEDADVEASAGLRDERAMVQEHEHAEISGSGGAPFSATPTRDDTLQHPRCVFQVLRRHYARYTPEMVEQVCGISPENFRAVADALTRNSGRERTSAFAYAVGWTHHTVGVQYIRAASILQSLLGNIGRPGGGILALRGHASIQGSTDIPTLYDMLPGYIPMPHAHREQDLTTFIESNSGDKGYWGHMDTYLVSLLKAWFGDAATADNGFCFDHLPRLTGDHSSFRTVMAQARGEVPGYFVMGENPAVGTANAKQQRLGLAKLEWLVVRDLNMIETATFWKDGPEIETGEMRTEDIGTEVFFLPAANHTEKDGTFTNTQRLLQWHHKAVEPPGDCRSELWFYHQLGLRLKERLAGSRDPRDRPLQDLTWDYPVEVGPTGIAEPSADAVLREINGTDADGRALSSYLDMKADGSTSGGCWIYTGVYAEEVNRAARRRPGREQDLVAAEWGWAWPMNRRVLYNRASADPDGKPWSERKKLLWWDGERWTGPDVPDFPVSTPPDHVPAEQSRGAESIAGNEPFVMQGDGRAWLYAPAGLLDGPMPAHYEPQESPVPNVLYPRHRANPARQQFPRPDNTYNPPGDHFPYVFTTFRVTEHHTAGGMSRWTPHLNELFPQMFLEVSPELAAERGLVDNDWAHVVTARSAVEGRVMITERAKPLRVGDGSGGTTVIHQIGVPWHWGPNGLSTGDAANEILSVALDPNVHIMETKAATCDIRPGRRPRGPDLVAYLADRRRAAGLEDQ